From the genome of Leptotrichia sp. oral taxon 847:
AACTACGATAAACTAATTTTGGAAGTTGCGACAGACGGAAGTATCGAAATAAAAGATGCATTATCTTATGCAGTAGAATTACTGACTTGGCACGTGGAGCCATTTGCAAATATTGGAAACAGTATGAGTAAATATCGCGAAGAAGAAGTTGAAGCGGTTGTATCAAGTAACGAATCTGAATCCAGTGTCGAAGATATGAAAATTGAAGAGTTAGACTTTACTGTTCGTTCTTATAACTGCTTAAAAAAAGCTGGAGTCAATACAATTTCTGACTTAACTTCAATGAGTTATAACGAACTTTTAAAAATAAAAAATTTAGGTAAAAAGTCTTTAAATGAAATCATTGATAAGATGAAAGAGCTTGGTTATGATCTAAGCGACCACGTTTCAACTAATGAAGAAAACTAAAAAAATTTAACTAAAACTTTTGACGAGGAGGGAAAATGAATCATAATAAATCATATAGAAAGCTAGGTAGAAGAACTGACCATAGATTAGCTATGCTTAAAAATATGACAATTTCTTTAGTAAAAGCAGAACAAATTGAAACTACTTTAACAAGAGCTAAAGAATTGAGAAAATTTGTTGAAAAATCTATAACTTTAGGGAAAAAATATAATAATTCAACTGATGTTGCAAGAAGAGTACATTTGAGAAGACAAGCTTTTGCTTTTTTAAGAAATGAAGAAGCAGTTGGAAAAATCTTTAATGAAATTGCTCCAAAATATGCTGATAGAAATGGTGGATACACTAGAATTATTAAAACAGCAGTTAGAAGAGGGGATTCAGCTGAATTAGCGATTATTGAATTAGTATAAATTTTACAGGAGCGGTTTTTAATCGCTCTTTTTTTTAAATTTAATATATTAAATTGTCGCCAGTTCATAAGTGTGGTATAATAAGTACATAAAAATTGTGAAAAAGAGAGGAAGATTATGAGCGAAAAAGATTTATTTGAAGAAATGCTGCCAGATTATTTGCCAAAAGAGAGAAAATCAGGTGATGTAGTTGAAGGTATGATTTCAAGAAAAGAAATTCAGTTTGGATATTTGGATTTAAATTTAAAAAAAGAAGGAAGAATTTTAATTCGTGAAATTGAAAATTTCAATGTTGGAGATAAAATTGAAGTTAAGATTTTAAGAGAAGATGAAAATAACATCATTGTTTCAAAATTTTTATTGGACAAAGCTAAAGAATTTGTTTCGTATAACGTAAACGACATTGTTACAGGAGAGATTTCTAAAAAAGTTAAAGGTGGATATATTGTAAAAATTGGAAAAAATGAAGCATTTTTGCCATTTTCACTAGCTAGATTTGAAAAAGACAAAGATTACACAGGACAAAAGTTCAAATTTTTGATAAAAGAGAAAACTAAAAATAAAATTATAGTTTCCCGAAGTGATTTAATTAAAATTGAAGAAGAAAAATATTTTGAAAAAATAAACGTTGGAGATATCGTAACTGGAAAAATTAAGGAAGTACTTGATTTTGGACTAGTTGTAAATTTAGGAGCGACAAATGGGTTTGTTCATATTTCTGAAATTTCTTGGAATCCTGTGGACGACTTAGTCGAAAAATTCGGAATAAATGATGAAATTAGTGCAAAAATTATTGAAAAAGATACTGAAAAAATAAATTAAAATTGAGTATAAAACAATTATCACAAAACCCTTGGGAACTTTTTGAAGAAAAACACAAAATAGGGGATATTGTAAAAGTTAAAGTGATAGAAATTCTTGATTTTGGAATAGTTGGAAATATCGTGGGAAGTGAAGTTTCAGGATTTATACATATCTCTGAACTGGCTTGGAATAATGGTGCAAAAGAATTGAAAAACTATAAAATTGGCGATGAATTTGATGCAAAAATCATTGAAATTGAAAGCACTAAAAGAAATGTAAAATTGAGTGTAAAACAGTTGTCTGAAAATCCTTGGGAAAAAGTGAAAGAAAAATATAAAATTGGAGATGTTTTGGAAAAACCAATTGCAGAAATATTTGATTTTGGACTGCTTATTGCAGTTGAAAAAGATGTAGACGGACTACTGCACATTTCAGATTTGGCTTATAAAAAAGTTTCAAATTTGGCATCAAAATATAAAGTTGGTGATGTAATCAAATCTAAAATTATAGAATTTAATGATGAAAAAAATAGAATCTCATTGAGTATGAAAGCAATTTTTGATGAAAAATGGGAAAATATTGAAAATAATTATGACTTATCTGGAGCTTTAAAAGGGAAAGTTGTAAATGTTCAAGATTATGGAATTTTTGTGGAAATTGAAGAAGGAATTGAAGTATTTATCCATAAAAATGAGTTTTCTTGGGATAAAAGGGAGAAAAAATCTTATAAAGTTGGTGACGAAGTTGAATTTAAAATAATTGTAATGGACAAAATCGATAAAAAGTTGGCAGGAAGTATAAAACAGCTTTTAAAATCTCCGTGGGTTGAGGTAACAGAAAAATATAAAAAGGGAAACATTGTAAACACTCAAATCGAAGAAATAAGCGAAAATTTTGTGCTAGTGAAGTTAACTGACAGATTTAATGGAATTGTGCCAAAAAGAGAATTATCAGAACATTTTTTGAAAAATATCTCTGAAAATTTTTCTGTTGGAGATAAAGTTACTGCGGTAATCACCGATATTAATGACAAGAGAAAATCTATCGCGCTGTCAATTAAGAAAGTTGAAGAAATGGAAGAAAAAAAAGAAATGGAAGAGCTGATGAAAATTTACGGAGTATAGATTTTGTATTAAGAAAAAAATTTTACATATTGAGCTAAAAGTGGTAAAATAGTACTCAAGAATAGCAATAAAAAAATTAAAATATTGGAGGAAAAAAATGGCAGGTAAAACTAAATTTATGAAATATGCTTATTTCGATGGAAAAATAGTGGAGTTTGAAAAAGCGACAGTAAGCATTGCAACAAACAGTTTACAATACGGAACAACTTGTTTTGGAGGTGTCAGAGGATATTACAGAAATGGAAAAGTGGCAATTTTTAGACTAAAAGACCATTACATAAGACTTATGACAGCTTCAAAAATGTTGGGGTATGAATACTTTATGGAATGGGATGAGTTTAAAAATATCGTAACAGAATTGGTTAAGAAAAACGATATAAAAGAAGATTTCTATATGAGACCTTTTATTTTCTGTAAGGAACCAAGAATATCACCTAAAAAGGCAGGACTTGATTTTGAACTTGCAATTTATATGTTGCCACTTGCAGATTATGTAAGTACAAAAGGTGGACTAAAATTAATGAGTTCAACTTACAGAAAATACAATGATTCTTCTATTCCAACCAAAGCAAAAGCAGGTGGATCTTATGTTAATTCATTCCTTGCAACAAGTGATGCTCAAAGAAACGGTTATGATGATGCGTTAATGCTTGATGATGCAGGAAATGTAGTAGAAGTTTCTGTTGCAAATATTGTATTAATTTACAGAGATCAAGTAATAATACCTGATACAGGAAATGCAGCGCTTGAAGGAATTACAGTTAGATCAGCATTAGAATTGT
Proteins encoded in this window:
- the rplQ gene encoding 50S ribosomal protein L17, translating into MNHNKSYRKLGRRTDHRLAMLKNMTISLVKAEQIETTLTRAKELRKFVEKSITLGKKYNNSTDVARRVHLRRQAFAFLRNEEAVGKIFNEIAPKYADRNGGYTRIIKTAVRRGDSAELAIIELV
- a CDS encoding S1 RNA-binding domain-containing protein, whose translation is MSEKDLFEEMLPDYLPKERKSGDVVEGMISRKEIQFGYLDLNLKKEGRILIREIENFNVGDKIEVKILREDENNIIVSKFLLDKAKEFVSYNVNDIVTGEISKKVKGGYIVKIGKNEAFLPFSLARFEKDKDYTGQKFKFLIKEKTKNKIIVSRSDLIKIEEEKYFEKINVGDIVTGKIKEVLDFGLVVNLGATNGFVHISEISWNPVDDLVEKFGINDEISAKIIEKDTEKIN
- a CDS encoding S1 RNA-binding domain-containing protein, which produces MSIKQLSQNPWELFEEKHKIGDIVKVKVIEILDFGIVGNIVGSEVSGFIHISELAWNNGAKELKNYKIGDEFDAKIIEIESTKRNVKLSVKQLSENPWEKVKEKYKIGDVLEKPIAEIFDFGLLIAVEKDVDGLLHISDLAYKKVSNLASKYKVGDVIKSKIIEFNDEKNRISLSMKAIFDEKWENIENNYDLSGALKGKVVNVQDYGIFVEIEEGIEVFIHKNEFSWDKREKKSYKVGDEVEFKIIVMDKIDKKLAGSIKQLLKSPWVEVTEKYKKGNIVNTQIEEISENFVLVKLTDRFNGIVPKRELSEHFLKNISENFSVGDKVTAVITDINDKRKSIALSIKKVEEMEEKKEMEELMKIYGV
- a CDS encoding aminotransferase class IV, with protein sequence MAGKTKFMKYAYFDGKIVEFEKATVSIATNSLQYGTTCFGGVRGYYRNGKVAIFRLKDHYIRLMTASKMLGYEYFMEWDEFKNIVTELVKKNDIKEDFYMRPFIFCKEPRISPKKAGLDFELAIYMLPLADYVSTKGGLKLMSSTYRKYNDSSIPTKAKAGGSYVNSFLATSDAQRNGYDDALMLDDAGNVVEVSVANIVLIYRDQVIIPDTGNAALEGITVRSALELLEYNGYKVNRGKIDRSMVFTADELLVTGTAMKITYAESLDKRPIGQLDFNATPKPGKFYELLKGEYEKVINGEHELSKKWLFIVE